AACGAAGGAGAGAAAACCATGCACAGCACTTTGATCGTCGCTCGGATGGAGCCCGGTGCGAGCACCGATGTGGCACGTCTGTTCGGCGCATTCGACGAGACGGAGATGCCCCATCGCATGGGCACGCGGCGCCGTCAGCTGTTCTCGTACCGGGGTCTGTACTTCCACCTCCAGGACTTCGACGCGGACAACGGCGGCCGGCTCATCGAGGAGGCGAAGACGGACCCGCGGTTCATCGGGATCAGCGAGCAGCTGAAGCCCTTCATCGAGGCGTACGACCCCGCGACCTGGCGTTCGCCGGCCGACGCGATGGCGCAGCGCTTCTACCACTGGGAGGCGTCCGAATGACGGAACGCCGGGTGGTGATCACGGGCATCGGAGTGGTGGCACCGGGAGGCATCGGAGTCAAGAGTTTCTGGGACCTGCTGAGCGGCGGCCGGACAGCGACGCGGGGGATCACCTTCTTCGACCCTGCACAGTTCCGCTCCCGGATCGCGGCCGAGATCGACTTCGACGCGGAGGCGAACGGGCTGAGCCCGCACGAGATCCGGCGGATGGACCGCGCCGCGCAGCTCGCCGTCGTCGCCGCCCGCGAGGCGGTGGAGGACAGCGGCCTCGATTTCGGCAGCCTCGACCCACACCGCACCGGGACGACCATCGGCAGCGCGGTCGGCGCGACCACCGGCCTCGACCAGGAGTACCGGGTGGTCAGCGACGGCGGCCGGCTGGAGCTCGTCGACCACACATACGCGGTCCCGCACCTGTACAACTACCTCGTCCCGAGCTCCTTCGCCGCCGAGGTGGCCTGGGCGGTCGGCGCCGAAGGCCCGAGCACGGTGGTGTCCACGGGCTGCACCTCGGGTCTGGATTCCGTCGGCCACGCCGTGGAGATCATCCGCGAGGGTTCCGCCGACGTCATGATCGCCGGCGCGTCGGACGCACCGATCTCGCCGATCACGATGGCGTGCTTCGACGCGATCAAGGCGACCACGCCGCGCAACGACGACCCCGAGCACGCCTCACGGCCGTTCGACGGCACCCGTAACGGCTTCGTACTCGGTGAGGGTGCCGCGGTGTTCGTACTGGAGGACCTGGCGGGCGCCCGTCGGCGCGGTGCGCGGATCTACGCGGAGATCGCCGGCTACGCCTCCCGCTGCAACGCCTTCCACATGACGGGGCTGCGCCCCGACGGCGCGGAGATGGCCGAGGCGATCAGTGTCGCGCTCGCCGAGGCACGGATGAACGGCGACGAGATCGACTACGTCAACGCCCACGGCTCCGGCACCAAACAGAACGACCGGCACGAGACGGCCGCGTTCAAGAAGAGTCTCGGCGCCCACGCGTACCGGACCCCGGTCAGCTCCATCAAGTCGATGGTCGGCCACTCCCTGGGCGCCATCGGCTCGATCGAGATCGCGGCGTCCGTCCTCGCCATGCAGCACAACGTCGTACCGCCCACGGCGAATCTGCACAGCCCGGACCCCCAGTGCGACCTGGACTACGTACCGATCACCGCCCGCGAATGGGCGACGGACGCGGTACTGACCGTGGGCAGCGGCTTCGGTGGCTTCCAGAGCGCCATGGTGCTGGCCCGGCCGGAGAGGAGCCCGGCATGACCCGGTCCGTCGTGGTCACCGGCCTGGGTGTCGCCTCCCCCAACGGACTCGGCGCGAAGGACTTCTGGGCGGCCACCCTGGCGGGCCGAAGCGGCATCGGCAGCGTCACCCGTTTCGACGCGTCGTCGTACCCGGTCGGGCTGGCCGGTGAGGTCCCCGGCTTCACCGCCCGGGAGCACGTGCCGAGCCGACTGATCCCGCAGACCGACCGGATGACCCAACTGGCCCTCACCGTCACCGACTGGGCGCTGGCCGACGCCGGGGTCAAACCCGACGAACTCCCCGCGTTCGAGATGGGCGTCGTCACGGCCAGTTCCTCCGGGGGTTTCGAGTTCGGCCAGGACGAACTCCGGAAGCTGTGGAGCCAGGGCAGCCAGTACGTCAGCGCGTACCAGTCCTTCGCCTGGTTCTACGCCGTCAACAGCGGCCAGATCTCCATCCGCAACGGCATGAAGGGCCCCAGCGGGGTCGTCGTGAGCGACCAGGCCGGTGGTCTCGACGCGGTCGCGCATGCCCGTCGGCAGATCCGCAAGGGCACCCCGCTCATCGTCTCCGGCGGTGTCGACGCCTCGATCTGCCCTTGGGGCTGGGTGGCCCAGCTGGCCGGCGGGCGGCTGAGCACCAGCGACGACCCGGAGCGCGCCTACCTGCCCTTCGACGCGGAGGCCCAGGGCCATGTGCCGGGCGAGGGCGGCGCGATCCTGATCCTGGAGGACGCCGAGGCGGCCCTCCGACGCGGCGCCCGGGTCTACGGCGAGATAGCGGGCTACGCGTCCACCTTCGATCCCGCGCCGGGCAGCGACCGCGAACCGGGGTTACGCAGGGCCGCCGAGCTGGCACTGGCCGATGCCGGGGTCGAACCCGCCGATGTCGACGTCGTCTTCGCGGACGCGGCGGCCGTACCGGAGCTGGACCGCAGCGAGGCGGAGGCGATCACCGCGGTCTTCGGCGCCCGGGGCGTCCCGGTCACCGCGCCCAAGACCATGACCGGCCGCCTCTACTCGGGCGCCGCCCCGCTGGATCTCGCGACGGCGCTGTTCTCCATCAAGGACGGGCTGATCCCTCCGACCACACATGTCGTTCCGCGTCCGGACTACGAGCTCGACCTGGTCACCGGTACCCCCCGCCCCGTCCCCGTACGTACCGCACTGGTGCTGGCCCGCGGTTACGGCGGCTTCAACTCCGCGGTCCTGGTACGGGCTTGAGCCACCCCAGAGGCGAACCACCGCAGTGAGACCCACTGCGGCGAACCCCACCGAAGCAGAGGAAACAGCATGAGCAAGCAGTTCACCCTCGAAGATCTCAAGCGCATCCTCCTGGAGGGCGCCGGCGCCGACGAGAGCGTGGATCTGGACGCCGACATCCTCGACCTCAGGCTGGAGGACCTGGGCTACGAGTCGCTGGCGCTGCTGGAGACCGGCAGCCGTATCGAGCGCGAGTACGACATCACCCTCGACGAGGTCGAGCTGACCAACACC
This genomic interval from Streptomyces sp. B21-083 contains the following:
- a CDS encoding TcmI family type II polyketide cyclase, translating into MHSTLIVARMEPGASTDVARLFGAFDETEMPHRMGTRRRQLFSYRGLYFHLQDFDADNGGRLIEEAKTDPRFIGISEQLKPFIEAYDPATWRSPADAMAQRFYHWEASE
- a CDS encoding acyl carrier protein → MSKQFTLEDLKRILLEGAGADESVDLDADILDLRLEDLGYESLALLETGSRIEREYDITLDEVELTNTLTPRDLIDAVNTRLAPSAAA
- a CDS encoding ketosynthase chain-length factor; the encoded protein is MTRSVVVTGLGVASPNGLGAKDFWAATLAGRSGIGSVTRFDASSYPVGLAGEVPGFTAREHVPSRLIPQTDRMTQLALTVTDWALADAGVKPDELPAFEMGVVTASSSGGFEFGQDELRKLWSQGSQYVSAYQSFAWFYAVNSGQISIRNGMKGPSGVVVSDQAGGLDAVAHARRQIRKGTPLIVSGGVDASICPWGWVAQLAGGRLSTSDDPERAYLPFDAEAQGHVPGEGGAILILEDAEAALRRGARVYGEIAGYASTFDPAPGSDREPGLRRAAELALADAGVEPADVDVVFADAAAVPELDRSEAEAITAVFGARGVPVTAPKTMTGRLYSGAAPLDLATALFSIKDGLIPPTTHVVPRPDYELDLVTGTPRPVPVRTALVLARGYGGFNSAVLVRA
- a CDS encoding beta-ketoacyl-[acyl-carrier-protein] synthase family protein, whose protein sequence is MTERRVVITGIGVVAPGGIGVKSFWDLLSGGRTATRGITFFDPAQFRSRIAAEIDFDAEANGLSPHEIRRMDRAAQLAVVAAREAVEDSGLDFGSLDPHRTGTTIGSAVGATTGLDQEYRVVSDGGRLELVDHTYAVPHLYNYLVPSSFAAEVAWAVGAEGPSTVVSTGCTSGLDSVGHAVEIIREGSADVMIAGASDAPISPITMACFDAIKATTPRNDDPEHASRPFDGTRNGFVLGEGAAVFVLEDLAGARRRGARIYAEIAGYASRCNAFHMTGLRPDGAEMAEAISVALAEARMNGDEIDYVNAHGSGTKQNDRHETAAFKKSLGAHAYRTPVSSIKSMVGHSLGAIGSIEIAASVLAMQHNVVPPTANLHSPDPQCDLDYVPITAREWATDAVLTVGSGFGGFQSAMVLARPERSPA